From Spirosoma aerolatum, one genomic window encodes:
- a CDS encoding DegT/DnrJ/EryC1/StrS family aminotransferase, producing MIYITKSYLPDLQEYVKYLEGIWERVHLTNDGPLLQKLEEDLKKELGVKHLLFCTNGTIVLQMALKALNITKEVITTPFSYVATTNALLWEGCTPIFADINPDDFNIDPDKIEPLITENTQAILATHVYGNPCRMEQIQAIADRHNLKLIYDAAHTFGASYKGQSILSYGDISTCSFHATKVFHSVEGGCIVTNDDDIAKKLRHFRSFGHRNDDYFEMGINAKNSELHAAMGLCVLPKVPDLIAARKLRFSYYADRLDFTRITRPTLLPGTDYNYAYYPIVLDSEETLLRVTEVLKAQHVVPRRYFYPSLNTLPFALKDGILQPCPISEDIASRVLCLPLYPDLPEEDIDRIATLVNEAIAIVSEVNG from the coding sequence ATGATCTACATAACAAAATCGTATCTGCCTGATCTACAGGAATATGTAAAGTATCTGGAAGGTATTTGGGAGCGAGTACACCTCACAAACGATGGCCCTTTACTACAAAAGCTGGAAGAGGATCTGAAAAAAGAGTTGGGTGTAAAACACCTTCTTTTCTGTACCAACGGCACCATTGTGCTGCAGATGGCCCTCAAGGCCCTCAACATTACAAAAGAAGTTATTACAACTCCCTTTTCGTATGTAGCCACGACCAATGCACTCTTGTGGGAAGGCTGCACCCCCATTTTTGCGGATATCAATCCCGACGACTTCAATATAGATCCCGACAAGATCGAGCCGTTGATTACCGAAAACACCCAGGCAATTCTGGCAACGCATGTCTACGGGAACCCTTGCCGCATGGAGCAGATACAGGCAATTGCCGATCGTCATAACCTGAAGTTGATCTATGATGCTGCCCACACATTCGGTGCCAGCTATAAGGGCCAGTCTATTCTAAGCTATGGGGACATAAGCACGTGTAGTTTTCATGCTACAAAAGTATTTCATAGCGTCGAAGGCGGTTGTATCGTCACAAACGACGATGATATTGCTAAAAAATTAAGGCATTTTCGTTCGTTTGGTCATCGAAACGATGACTACTTCGAGATGGGTATCAACGCCAAAAATTCAGAGCTTCATGCGGCAATGGGACTTTGTGTGTTACCCAAAGTTCCCGACCTGATCGCAGCGCGTAAATTACGGTTTAGCTATTATGCCGATCGGCTGGATTTTACCCGGATCACCCGGCCCACTTTACTACCTGGTACCGATTACAATTACGCCTATTACCCGATTGTACTCGACTCCGAAGAAACCCTCCTCCGGGTGACCGAAGTGCTAAAAGCTCAGCATGTAGTACCCCGACGTTATTTTTATCCATCGCTGAATACCTTACCTTTTGCGCTTAAAGACGGCATTCTGCAACCATGCCCTATATCGGAAGATATAGCCTCGCGTGTATTATGCCTGCCACTCTATCCCGACTTGCCCGAAGAAGACATTGACCGGATTGCTACGTTAGTTAACGAAGCGATTGCCATTGTCAGCGAAGTAAATGGATAA
- a CDS encoding ABC transporter ATP-binding protein has translation MSVITVENISKQYIIDHKKGKGVNTLRDVISENFRSIFGRKKDQITITHEEFWALRDVNFSIEQGDRVGIIGHNGAGKSTMLKILSKIIQPTTGTVRIRGRVASLLEVGTGFHPELTGRENIFLNGSLLGMSRTEIKKQFDEIVAFAGVEKFLDTPVKRYSSGMYVRLGFAISAHLDPEIMIVDEVLAVGDAEFQKKSLGKMRDNSASGRTIIFVSHNLTAVQALCNKTLYFEKGRLIEQGETNQVVASYLSKVSKTRLVRQWDTPEEAPGNDLVRVRRIELIPDYLDDLTHIDVRTSMKFRFEFWNQMERANLNLSLHLNSLTGECIFNIGTQSQPYGKGLIAGECTIPGYFLNDGSYTISMMIVKDTVTPVFVMEEGITFDVEDYREGIAWYGKWPGYVRPQFPFHIKMLEPVVSE, from the coding sequence ATGTCTGTCATTACTGTCGAAAATATTAGCAAGCAATACATCATTGACCATAAAAAGGGCAAGGGTGTCAATACGTTGCGGGATGTCATCTCGGAAAACTTTCGGTCGATATTCGGCAGAAAAAAAGACCAAATCACCATCACGCACGAAGAGTTCTGGGCCTTGCGGGATGTTAATTTTTCGATTGAACAGGGGGACCGGGTAGGTATTATCGGACACAATGGCGCTGGCAAATCGACCATGCTCAAAATCCTGAGCAAAATCATCCAGCCTACAACCGGTACCGTTCGCATTCGTGGGCGGGTAGCCAGCCTGCTCGAAGTGGGTACTGGTTTTCACCCTGAACTGACCGGACGGGAAAACATATTTCTGAATGGCTCGCTCTTAGGCATGAGCCGTACTGAAATAAAGAAGCAGTTCGACGAAATTGTAGCGTTTGCCGGGGTCGAAAAATTTCTTGATACACCCGTAAAACGCTATTCATCAGGGATGTATGTCAGGCTAGGCTTTGCAATTTCGGCACACCTTGACCCCGAAATCATGATTGTGGACGAAGTTCTGGCTGTAGGCGATGCTGAGTTTCAAAAAAAGAGCCTCGGCAAAATGCGCGATAATTCGGCAAGCGGTCGGACGATCATTTTTGTGAGCCATAACCTGACTGCCGTTCAGGCACTTTGTAATAAAACCCTGTACTTTGAAAAAGGGCGATTGATCGAACAAGGGGAAACAAATCAGGTAGTGGCTTCCTATCTAAGTAAAGTATCCAAAACGCGGCTGGTCCGTCAATGGGATACCCCGGAGGAAGCGCCCGGAAACGATCTGGTTCGGGTCCGCCGGATCGAGTTAATTCCCGATTATTTGGATGATCTTACTCATATCGACGTGCGCACGTCAATGAAGTTCCGGTTCGAGTTCTGGAATCAGATGGAACGCGCCAATTTAAACTTGAGTCTGCATTTAAACTCACTTACAGGCGAGTGTATCTTCAATATAGGTACTCAATCGCAGCCGTACGGGAAGGGGTTAATAGCAGGCGAATGTACCATTCCGGGGTATTTTCTTAATGATGGTTCCTATACAATCTCCATGATGATTGTCAAGGATACGGTTACCCCCGTTTTTGTTATGGAAGAAGGCATTACCTTTGATGTGGAAGATTATCGAGAAGGCATTGCATGGTACGGTAAATGGCCGGGCTATGTACGGCCTCAGTTTCCCTTTCACATTAAAATGCTTGAACCAGTTGTTAGTGAGTAA